A single genomic interval of uncultured Desulfobacter sp. harbors:
- the cutA gene encoding divalent-cation tolerance protein CutA yields the protein MTIRIVYMTAGNVDEASRIAKTLVQRRLAACVNIIDGIRSVYEWEGTIQDEREVVMIAKTHADCLPELEEAVKGMHSYDCPCIVEVAVSGGNNAFLDWVKNQIC from the coding sequence ATGACGATCAGAATTGTTTACATGACAGCCGGAAATGTGGACGAAGCGTCGCGAATAGCAAAAACATTGGTTCAACGGCGATTAGCCGCCTGTGTAAACATTATTGACGGTATACGTTCGGTTTATGAATGGGAAGGGACCATTCAGGATGAACGCGAGGTGGTGATGATTGCAAAAACACATGCGGATTGTTTGCCTGAACTGGAGGAGGCGGTAAAGGGCATGCATAGCTATGATTGCCCCTGTATCGTTGAGGTGGCTGTGTCTGGTGGCAATAACGCATTTTTGGACTGGGTGAAGAACCAAATCTGTTAG
- a CDS encoding helix-turn-helix transcriptional regulator, which translates to MNNFIKARKRIEVSTGEYVKILREFKGLSQKRLAEMTGIPQSTLSPLQKSVGKFGLQ; encoded by the coding sequence ATGAATAATTTTATCAAAGCACGCAAACGGATTGAAGTCTCCACAGGCGAATACGTAAAAATTCTCAGGGAATTTAAGGGTTTAAGTCAAAAAAGGCTGGCTGAAATGACGGGTATCCCCCAGTCCACTCTTTCCCCTCTGCAAAAGAGTGTTGGAAAATTCGGGCTTCAATGA